In a genomic window of Gossypium arboreum isolate Shixiya-1 chromosome 9, ASM2569848v2, whole genome shotgun sequence:
- the LOC108488080 gene encoding uncharacterized protein LOC108488080 gives MEVTERIMDDLDFTAKQKLKGAVSLLRDEAYHWWLMVRNGTQPNSLTWDLFKTAFQSKYVGASYIDSRRREFLNLTLGDRSMAEYEAEFLRLGRYARGMVATEYERCVRFEDGLRDNLRVLIAPQREHDFAMLVEKAKIAEEVKRVERQNRDREKAKRDIEPSNTGMRPRKNAISDGLVRVGPTDAPARVMICQFCNRRQPDECWRSTGACLRCGSSEYRV, from the coding sequence ATGGAGGTCACAGAGCGTATTATGGATGATCTAGATTTCACTGCCAAGCAGAAGCTCAAGGGGGCTGTTTCATTACTTCGAGATGAAGCGTATCATTGGTGGCTGATGGTTAGGAATGGCACTCAGCCTAACAGTCTGACGTGGGATTTGTTTAAGACGGCTTTCCAGAGCAAGTATGTAGGAGCCAGCTATATCGACTCTAGGAGGCGTGAGTTCCTGAATCTTACTCTGGGAGATCGTTCAatggctgagtatgaggctgaatttctaAGACTGGGTCGTTATGCTCGAGGCATGGTGGCGACTGAGTATGAACGCTGTGTTCGTTTTGAGGACGGCCTTAGGGATAACTTGAGGGtcctgatagctccacagagggagcacgATTTTGCCATGTTGGTGGAGAAGGCCAAGATTGCGGAGGAGGTTAAGCGCGTTGAACGCCAGAATCGTGATAGAGAGAAGGCTAAGAGGGATATAGAGCCTTCGAATACTGGAATGAGGCCTAGGAAAAATGCCATATCTGATGGGCTCGTGAGAGTTGGGCCTACTGATGCACCTGCTAGGGTGATGATTTGTCAGTTTTGTAATAGACGCCAACCGGACGAGTGTTGGAGGTCTACTGGAgcttgtcttagatgtgggtcttcTGAGTATCGTGTTTAA